Genomic window (Fusobacterium perfoetens):
GCATATTTCTTTGACTGTGAAGGAGAAAGTTTAAATAAAGTTTTTGATTTTATAGAAGAAGAAGGATTGAATTTAAAATATATAGTTTTAACTCATGGACATGGAGATCATATAGCAGGTCTTACTAAACTTAAAAATCACTATCCAGAGGCAGTTGTATATATAGGTGAAGAGGAAAGAGAATTTTTCCATAATCCTCAGCTTAATCTTTCTCCATATATAGGAGGAAGGGAATATGTATATGAAGACAGTTTTAAAACTGTAAGAGAAGGAGATAAAGTAGGAGAATTTACAGTAATGGATACTCCTGGGCATACAATAGGTTCAAAATGTTTCTATAATAAAGAAAATAAAATTTTAATTTCAGGAGATACTATGTTCAGAAGAAGTTTTGGAAGATCTGATCTTCCTACAGGAAATGGAACACAGCTTTTTAAAAGCCTTGCAAAATTATGTGCAAGACTTCCTGAAGATACAGTTGTATACAATGGACATATGGAGCCTACAACTATAGGAGAGGAAAAAAGATTTTTAAGTTCTCAGGGGATTATTTAAAATTCAGGGAAATTAAGGAGGCATCAAATGGAAAAAATATATGATTTAGTAATAGTTGGAGGAGGACCTGCAGGTCTTACATCAGCAGTATATGCAGGGAGATCAAATCTTTCTGTTCTTGTAATAGAAAAAGAAAATGTAGGTAGTCTTTATATGGCACACCTTGTAGATAATTATCCTGGATTTCCAGTTGGTATAAGTGGAAAAGGATTGCAGCTTGAAATGAGAAAGCAAGCTCTTAAATTTAATACAGAATTTTTAAATGCAACATTTCTTGGAATAGATATTTATTCAAATCCTAAAATTGTTAAAACAGATAAAATAAATGTAAAAGCTAAAGCAATTATTATTGCTACAGGAACAGGAAAATTTGGTGGAAAGAAAATTTCTGGAGAAAAAGAATATCTTGGAAAAGGTGTTTCTTATTGTGCAACTTGTGACGGGGCTTTTACAAGAAATATGACAGTTTCTCTTTTTGGAAATGGAGATGAGGTAGCCGAAGAGGCACTTTTCCTTACTAAATATTCAAAAGAAATTCTTATATTCACAAAAGATGAAACTCTTCAGTGCAAAAAAGAACTTCTTGATACTTTAACTGCAAATGAAAAAGTAAAAATTATAGGAAATGCAGAGCTTCAAGAATTAAAAGGACATGAATATCTTGACTTTGCTACTGTAAAAGTAGGAGAAGAAATAAAAGAATACACAGTTCAATATGCTTTTATGTATCTTGGAACAAAAAATCTTTCAGAACTTTATGGAGAAATGGCTAAACTAGATGATGAAGGATATATAATTACAGATGAAAATATGAAAACTTTTACAGAAGGAATTTTTGCAGCAGGAGATGTAAGAAGCAAAAGAATAAGACAGGTAACAACAGCTGTAAGTGATGGAACAATAGCAGGCATGGAAGCTATAAAATATATTCTTATGAATAATAAAAAATAAAGTAAAGAAGGGGCTATTGCAGATCTATAAAAATAAAATTTTATTTTTATAAATTAGAAAATGCAACAGCCCTTATTGATTTTAATATTTAAATTTAAACAGCACTTAAATTAAAAATAGAAATACATAAAGTTACAAGAAAAGGAACTGCTGTTGTAAGAACTATTCCTGAGAAAAATGCAACTATTGATATGTCAGCTGAATTATTTCTATTTATAATAGGAAGTAGAGTATCCATAGCTGTAGCACCTGCCACTGAAACAGATTCAAGAGAACCTATATATTTAGCAATAAAAGGAACAGAAAAAATAGCTAAAAGTTCCCTTAAAACATTAGTAAGAAATGCAAGGCTTCCAAGTTCTGCACTTATTTTTGAAAGTTCAATAGCTGAAAGAGAATACCATCCAAGACCAGCACTGACAGCTATTCCCTGACCTGTAGTCAGAGTAGTGAAAATAGAACCTATATATCCTCCTATAAGAGAACCTATTATTGTGCTTATGGGAAGAAACCAAATTTTTTTACCAAATTTTTTAAGTTTTGGAAAAATATCTCCACTGTCTCCTATATCCATTCCTACGAAAAAAAGAAGAAGACAAAGACCTAAACTTACCACTCTGTCAGAATTTGCAATTAAGATATCACTTCTGAAGAAAAATCCTGAAAGAGCTCCAATAATAATAGCAATAGTAATTCCAAGCATTATCTGACCTCCTTTTTATTCTTTGATGAAAAAAACTTTATCCCCATAAAACATATATATGTAAATAAAACACTTCCTCCTGCTGTGCATAAAGCAAAGATTACAGATTGCTTTCCAATAATTTTAAAGTTTAAAAGAATACTGTCGTCAACACCTATCTTGTATCCCATAGTTCCAAGAAGAATAAAAAGAGATATAGACTGTAGAGTTCCCAATCTTTTTTTTACAGCCTGAGGTATCAGTTTTTTCTTGGCAAGAAAAGCACCTAAAGACATTATCACTACATAAAACAAAATTTGTCCCATATTTAAAATCTCACCCCACATAAAAAATGATTATTTCATACAAGGATATAGTATAAAATTAAGTTTGTCAATAAAATCTTTAGAAATACATTGTTAGTATTTCATAAATGTGTTATAATTTTTAAAATTACATGTGTTATATTTTTTAATATAAAAGGAGAGATAAGGGTTGATATTTTTAAAAGATTATAATAAAACAGCCATAATTTATGACGACAGGGAATATTCGTACAAAGAAGTTATTTTGAGTGCTAAAAGTTTCAGTGAAAGAATATCCATAAATAAAGAAGACAGAGTAATAATTTTTATGGAAAACAGACCTGAACTTTTATTTAGTTTTTTAGGTATATGGAATAAACAAGGAACATGTGTATGTCTTGACGGAAGTTTTTCTGGAGAAGAACTTACATATTATGTAAAAGATTCACAGCCAAAATATATTTTTACTTCAAGCGCAAATTATGAAGAAGCAGTGAAAGCTCTTAAAATATCAGAAATGGAAAATTCTGTTGAAATACTTGTAGTTGATGATATACCAGTTGATTATAAAGGAGAAGATCTTACAATAGAGATAGAGGATAAATATTTTGTTTCTCTTATTCTTTATACATCAGGTACAACAGGAAATCCTAAAGGTGTTATGCTTACTTTTGATAATATTTTAATAAATATGGAAGGGCTTGATGAATATAAAATGTTTAGAACAACAGACAGAGTTCTTGCTCTTCTTCCAATGCATCACATTTTCCCTCTTCTTGGAGCAGGTGTTGTTCCTTTAGGAAAAGGATCTACAATAGTATTTTTAAAAGAAGTTTCTTCTCAAGCAATGGTTGAAGCTCTTCAGAAATATAAAGTAACATTTATAATAGGTGTTCCTAAATTATGGGAAATGCTTCATAAAAAAATAATGGAAAAAATAAACAGCAGTAAGATAACAAAGGCTGTTTTTAAGCTTGCAGAAAAAATAGACAGCAGAGGATTCAGCAAGAAAATATTTAAAAAAGTTCACGAAGGATTTGGAGGAAATATAAGATTCTTTGTTTCAGGAGGTTCAAAACTTGATCCTCAGATTTCAAGAGATTTTCTTACTCTTGGAATAGAGGTATGTGAAGGATATGGACTTACAGAAACTTCTCCTATGATAAGTTTTACTCCTACAGGTCAGATAGTTCCTGGAAGTGCTGGAAAAATTCTTACAGGAGTAACTGTAAAAATTGCAGATGATGGTGAAATTCTTGCAAAGGGAAGAAATGTAATGAAAGGATATTACAGAAGACCTGATGCAACAGCTGAGGTAATAGATAAAGATGGATGGTTTCATACAGGTGATTTAGGAGAACTTAAAGGAAATCTTTTATATGTAACTGGAAGAAAAAAAGAGATGATAGTTTTATCAAATGGTAAAAATATTAATCCTATAGAGATAGAACAATGGATAATGGCAAATACAGATCTTATTAAAGAAATGGCTGTTATGGATTATGAGGACAAACTTACAGCAGTGATTTATCCTGATTTTTATAAACTTCATGAAGAGGGAATAACAAATATAACAGAAACATTTAAAAAAGGTGTTATAGATAAATATAATAAGCAAGCTGCAAGTTATAAAAAAGTTCTTGATGTAAAAATAGTACAAGATGAACTTCCTAAAACAAAAATTGGAAAAATAAGAAGATTTATGCTTAAGGATGTAATTGAAAAGAAAGAAGAGAAAAGAGAAGATATAAAAGAACCTGCAACAGAAGAATATAGAAATATAGCAGCTTTTATAAAATCAATAAAAAATAAAACAGTTATACCTACAGCCCATCTTGAACTTGATCTTGGACTTGATTCATTAGATACAGTAGAGCTTCTTTCATATATAGAAGGAACTTTTGGTGTAAAAATTGATGAGCAGACTTTTGTAGAATATTGTACAGTTGAAAAACTTGCAGAGTATGTTGAAAAGCATTCAAGTGAAATGATAAATGATGCAAAAATAGATTGGAAAGAGATACTTCTTAAAGATGGAGAAGGAGAACTTCCTAAATCAAATGGAATAGGAAAAATTATAAAATTACTTCTTAAACCAGCATTTACTTTTTTTGTTAAGATAAAAAAAGAGGGAACAGAAAATATAGAAAAAAATGAGCCTGTAATATTTGCAGGAAATCACCAAAGTTTCCTTGATGGATTTATAGTAAATCAGGCTGTTCCTAACTCAGTTCTTGACAAAACTTATTATTTTGCTGATATTAAGCATTTTAAAAAAGGGTATATGAAATTTATGGGTGAAAACTCAAATATAATATTTGTAGATATCAATAAAAATCTTATAAATTCTCTTCAGCTTCTTTCAAAGGCACTTAGAAATGGAAATAATATAGTTATTTTCCCAGAAGGAACGAGAACAAGAGATGGAAAAATGATGCCATTTAAAAAATTCTTTGCAATTCTTTCAAAAGAACTTAATATTCCTATAGTTCCTTTTGTTCTTGATGGAGCTTATGATGTATATCCTCCAAGTGCAAAACATCCTAAAGCAGGTACTGTAAAAGTTAAGTTTTTAGAAAAAGTATATCCTGAAAATATGAGTTATGATGAAATAACAGAGAAAATTTATAAAAAGATTCATGAAGAAGTTAAATAAAAAAGAGGAGAAGTATTTCTCCTCTTTTTCTATAATGTGTAAGCTAAATCTACTCCAGCTTTTAAAAGTTCTTTATTTGTATAATTTTCTCCCTGTGAAATTTTATAGATTATTTTACTATCAACATCTTTATCAGCTTTTAATTTTTTTGCAGACTCAAGAGACATAGCTTCAATAAATGCTGGTTCAAGAAAATGAATCATATTTGGATTTAATGGAAACTCAGCTGTCTCTTTAAACATAATCAGACAGTCATCATTTTCATCAACAGCTTCAAGAAATTTATCAAGGTTTCTCCAGTCACACGCACCTTTAAGTTCAAAAATAATATTTTCTTTTTTTAAATTAAATTTTGAAATAAGCCTTTCTGTAGCAGAAGAAAAGTAATGTGCATCTCCTATATAATTCACTCTTAAAGTGTGAAAAAGTCTGCAGTCTTTATAACCAAGTTCTTCAGCTGCATGATATACTCTTTCCTGAAGTTTTACAAGAAAGAATTCAAGTATTCCTTCATCATAAGCTAAATCGTAAACTTCTTCTTTATTAGGATATCCTCCCTCGTCAAAATCTTTAGCAATTTTATATCCGTAGACAGAATTATCTTTTAAATCGTAAACAGGTACAAATCTAAATTTTGCTTTTTCTAAAAGTATTTTAAAAAGATTATTAGCTGCCATATAATCACCACCTTATCAGTTTAATTCTTTAATGCTGTTTATAATAAGGTTAAGGTCAATAAATCTGAATTCTTCAAGAATATTTTCATCAGAAGTCAGAGGAAGAGGGGCAGGAAGTTTTTCTGCAATTTGAAGCACTCCTCCTATGATATCAAGAGAACTCATATTGTTTTCAGCAGGCAGCCTTGAAATTAAAATTGTTTTAAAAGGATTGCTGCTGTTTTCTATATGGGAAACTATAGGATCACTTAAAATTTTGTGTCCTTTTATGACATAGTTATGAATTTCTTCAAGAAGTTCAAGAAGACTTTTTTCTTTTAAAAACAGGACTTCATCAGTTTCTTTGTAAAAGTTGTAAACTTTCGGATTATTTGTAATAATAATAAATTCCATAGAATTCCTCCCAAAATTAAACCATTTCATAGATAAATTATATCACAAAAGAAAAATTAAAAAAATATATAAATTTTTACAGAAATAAAACAAAAAAATTTATTGACAAGATGTAATTTTTGAAGTATACTTTCTTTTAGAAATAAAATCAG
Coding sequences:
- a CDS encoding AMP-binding protein is translated as MIFLKDYNKTAIIYDDREYSYKEVILSAKSFSERISINKEDRVIIFMENRPELLFSFLGIWNKQGTCVCLDGSFSGEELTYYVKDSQPKYIFTSSANYEEAVKALKISEMENSVEILVVDDIPVDYKGEDLTIEIEDKYFVSLILYTSGTTGNPKGVMLTFDNILINMEGLDEYKMFRTTDRVLALLPMHHIFPLLGAGVVPLGKGSTIVFLKEVSSQAMVEALQKYKVTFIIGVPKLWEMLHKKIMEKINSSKITKAVFKLAEKIDSRGFSKKIFKKVHEGFGGNIRFFVSGGSKLDPQISRDFLTLGIEVCEGYGLTETSPMISFTPTGQIVPGSAGKILTGVTVKIADDGEILAKGRNVMKGYYRRPDATAEVIDKDGWFHTGDLGELKGNLLYVTGRKKEMIVLSNGKNINPIEIEQWIMANTDLIKEMAVMDYEDKLTAVIYPDFYKLHEEGITNITETFKKGVIDKYNKQAASYKKVLDVKIVQDELPKTKIGKIRRFMLKDVIEKKEEKREDIKEPATEEYRNIAAFIKSIKNKTVIPTAHLELDLGLDSLDTVELLSYIEGTFGVKIDEQTFVEYCTVEKLAEYVEKHSSEMINDAKIDWKEILLKDGEGELPKSNGIGKIIKLLLKPAFTFFVKIKKEGTENIEKNEPVIFAGNHQSFLDGFIVNQAVPNSVLDKTYYFADIKHFKKGYMKFMGENSNIIFVDINKNLINSLQLLSKALRNGNNIVIFPEGTRTRDGKMMPFKKFFAILSKELNIPIVPFVLDGAYDVYPPSAKHPKAGTVKVKFLEKVYPENMSYDEITEKIYKKIHEEVK
- a CDS encoding lysine exporter LysO family protein, whose amino-acid sequence is MLGITIAIIIGALSGFFFRSDILIANSDRVVSLGLCLLLFFVGMDIGDSGDIFPKLKKFGKKIWFLPISTIIGSLIGGYIGSIFTTLTTGQGIAVSAGLGWYSLSAIELSKISAELGSLAFLTNVLRELLAIFSVPFIAKYIGSLESVSVAGATAMDTLLPIINRNNSADISIVAFFSGIVLTTAVPFLVTLCISIFNLSAV
- a CDS encoding GrdX family protein, yielding MEFIIITNNPKVYNFYKETDEVLFLKEKSLLELLEEIHNYVIKGHKILSDPIVSHIENSSNPFKTILISRLPAENNMSSLDIIGGVLQIAEKLPAPLPLTSDENILEEFRFIDLNLIINSIKELN
- a CDS encoding LysO family transporter; the protein is MGQILFYVVIMSLGAFLAKKKLIPQAVKKRLGTLQSISLFILLGTMGYKIGVDDSILLNFKIIGKQSVIFALCTAGGSVLFTYICFMGIKFFSSKNKKEVR
- a CDS encoding NAD(P)/FAD-dependent oxidoreductase, with product MEKIYDLVIVGGGPAGLTSAVYAGRSNLSVLVIEKENVGSLYMAHLVDNYPGFPVGISGKGLQLEMRKQALKFNTEFLNATFLGIDIYSNPKIVKTDKINVKAKAIIIATGTGKFGGKKISGEKEYLGKGVSYCATCDGAFTRNMTVSLFGNGDEVAEEALFLTKYSKEILIFTKDETLQCKKELLDTLTANEKVKIIGNAELQELKGHEYLDFATVKVGEEIKEYTVQYAFMYLGTKNLSELYGEMAKLDDEGYIITDENMKTFTEGIFAAGDVRSKRIRQVTTAVSDGTIAGMEAIKYILMNNKK
- a CDS encoding MBL fold metallo-hydrolase gives rise to the protein MKVKRFHTGPFQTNSFLVWNENKEAYFFDCEGESLNKVFDFIEEEGLNLKYIVLTHGHGDHIAGLTKLKNHYPEAVVYIGEEEREFFHNPQLNLSPYIGGREYVYEDSFKTVREGDKVGEFTVMDTPGHTIGSKCFYNKENKILISGDTMFRRSFGRSDLPTGNGTQLFKSLAKLCARLPEDTVVYNGHMEPTTIGEEKRFLSSQGII